The following are encoded in a window of Pangasianodon hypophthalmus isolate fPanHyp1 chromosome 14, fPanHyp1.pri, whole genome shotgun sequence genomic DNA:
- the LOC117599026 gene encoding tripartite motif-containing protein 16-like: MDQFSCSVCLDLLKDPVTLHCGHCFCKVCINGRWDQEDVKGVYSCPQCRETFTPRPVLRRKNMLAEVLEKLKKKKKPQAAPPAHCYTGPGDVKCDFCTGINRKALKTCLVCLASYCEDHLQPHYQSPAFKKHKLVEACAELQEKICSEHDKLMEIYCRTDQSFICYLCTMDQHRDHDTVVAKAERTEKQNELKEEQMKSQQKIQEKQKKVQELKQTVDTIKKRSQAAVDDSERIFTELISSMEKKRSELKKLIRAQEKAELSRAERLLKQLEQEIADHKKRVTELEQLSHTHDHIHFLQSFPSLCVPPGCEDSPSITVNQHLSFDGVRKSLSDLKKQVEKICEKEFNKIHPQAGAVPMILPSEPKSREDFLQFFCYLTLDPNTAHHELILSEENRAVTCSKTKQQYSDHPERFDYWCQVLCKESVCGRCYWEVEWSGDVSISVSYKVISRKGGGDECLFGYNSQSWSLVCFLSSVSFCHSDIETELQGPASSRIGVYVDHSAGTLSFYSVSDTMRLLHRVHTTFTQPLYTGFWIGSYDSTVRLRNPI, from the exons ATGGATCAGTTCAGCTGTTCAGTGtgtctggatctcctgaaggaTCCAGTGACTCTCCATTGTGGACATTgtttctgtaaggtgtgtattaatggccGCTGGGATCAGGAGGATGTGAAGGGAGTCTACAGCTGCCCCCAGTGTAGAGAGactttcactccaaggcctgttctacgccgaaaaaacatgctggctgaagtgTTGGAGAAactcaagaagaagaagaaaccccAAGCTGCTcctcctgctcactgttacaCTGGACCAGGAGACGTGAAGTGCGATTTCTGCACTGGAATAAACCGCAAAGCTCTCAAGACCTGTCTGGTGTGTCTGGCCTCCTACTGTGAAGATCATCTTCAACCTCACTATCAGTCTCCGGCCTTTAAGAAGCACAAGTTGGTTGAAGCCTGTGCAGAGCTccaagagaagatctgctctgaGCACGACAAACTGATggagatctactgtcgtactgacCAAAGCTTCATCTGTTATCTGTGTACGATGGATCAACACAGAGACCATGATACTGTTGTAGCTAAAgcagaaagaactgaaaaacag AATGAGCTAaaggaggagcagatgaaatcccagcagaagatccaggagaagcagaagaaggtgcaggagctgaaacagacTGTGGACACTATTAAG AAGCGTTCACAGGCAGCAGTAGAtgacagtgagaggatctttactgagctgatcagctccatggagaaaaagcgctcggagTTGAAgaagctgatcagagctcaggagaaagctgaactgagtcgagctgaacgactcctgaaGCAACtagagcaggagattgctgatcatAAGaagagagtcactgagctggagcagctttcacacacacacgatcacatccacttcctccag AGTTTCCCGTCTCTCTGTGTTCCTCCTGGATGTGAGGACTCACCCAGCATCACTGTcaatcaacatctctcatttgatggagtgaggaaatctctctcagatctgaaaAAACAAGTCGAGAAAATCTGTGAGAAGGAATTCAACAAAATCCATCCACAAG CTGGAGCAGTTCCGATGATTTTACCCTCAGAACCAAAAagcagagaagattttctgcagt ttttctgttatctgactctggatccaaacacagcacatcatgaACTCATTCTCTCTGAGGAGAACAGAGCGGTGACATGCAGTAAGACAAAACAACAAtactctgatcatccagagagatttgattACTGGTgtcaggtgttgtgtaaggagagtgtgtgtggacgctgttactgggaggtggagtggagcgGTGATGTGTCcatatcagtctcatataaagTGATCAGCAGGAAAGGAGGGGGTGACGAGTGTTTGTTTGGCTACAACAGTCAGTCCTGGAGtctggtgtgttttttgtcctctgtctctttctgtcacaGTGACATTGAGACTGAGCTTCAAGGTCCAgcatcctccagaataggagtgtatgtggatcacagtgcaggaactctgtccttctacagcgtctctgacacgatgaggctcctccacagagtccacaccacattcactcagcctctatacACTGGGTTCTGGATAGGTTCTTATGACTCAACAGTGAGATTACGTAATCCAATATGA